The genomic window CGGGGTGACAATCGGGGGATGAGCGCCGACACGTCTCCCCAGCCCCAGTCCGAGCCCCAGCCCCAACGCCAGCCAGAGCCCCAGCTCCAGCCCACCCCCCACTCCCAGTCGTCCGAGTTCGTGCAGGTCCTGCGGGGGCTGCGGGTGTGGGATCCGCAGGTCAGCGCGTTGCCGTTGTTCGACGTGGGCGCCGCCCCCGCCGAGCCGTTGCCGCTCTTCACCGCGTGGTTCGGGGAGGTCGTGGCGGCCGGGGAGGTGGAGCCGCACACGATGTCGCTGGCCACGGCGGACGCGGAGGGGCGGCCGGATGTCCGGACGGTGATGTTGCACGACGTGGACGCGCGGGGCTGGCACTTCGCCTCGCACACGGGCAGCCGGAAGGGACGGCAGCTCGCGGCACGCCCGTACGCGGCGCT from Streptomyces sp. DSM 40750 includes these protein-coding regions:
- a CDS encoding pyridoxine/pyridoxamine 5'-phosphate oxidase, translated to MSADTSPQPQSEPQPQRQPEPQLQPTPHSQSSEFVQVLRGLRVWDPQVSALPLFDVGAAPAEPLPLFTAWFGEVVAAGEVEPHTMSLATADAEGRPDVRTVMLHDVDARGWHFASHTGSRKGRQLAARPYAALGFYWPLLGRQVRVRGRVTVEPAEVAHADLHARSTGALAAALVGHQSEVLFSYEELERASEAAWARAEREPDVAVPSWTAYVVEPDEVEFFQGDARRRHVRLNYRRTEEGWATELLWP